The Virgibacillus siamensis sequence GGATATCGTTTTTGTTTACTTGAAGCTGGACATATGGTTCAGAATATGATGTTAGTCGCCAGTGCTCTTGAAAAAGCGATTGCTCCAATTGGTGGTTTTAAAGATGAATATATCAATCAACATGTTTTAAAAAACGGTCATTCAGCTCTGTATTTAGTTCCAGTTGGCAGGGCATCCGATCTTCAATTATAGGGCGCATATCAGGAATAAGTATGTGTACATTTTTGGCACATCGGGCCATTTTGAGGAATAAGAAGGGCTGTACTAAAAAGCAGATCCATTTGTAAAAATGTCATAAGCCTCTAAAGGAGGAAAACTAGTGTGCAGATCATAAAGGATTGGGAAAAGGCTTTTTATAACTCAATAAAAACAAACAACCTGGCTAGAGGTTTAGATGTATTAAATTCACAAATTTCATCACATAGAAAGACGCCAAAGACATCCATTAAATCAAAATCCATTAATATAATCAAGGATTATTATGGGTATGATAAAGAGTTAATTTTTGAATTTGCTACTCACTATATTAATTATAATGATTATACAGCTGATGAAATTTCTACAAAACTGTTGGCGTTTTCTTATCCCGTTAATACTACTAAAGTCAACCATGCACTTCACAGACTTGCTGACAGTAAAGACTGGGAAGTGAGGGAATGGGCGGCAGGAGCCTGCGGAGAAATACTGTCTGGGTATTTCAATGATTTTTATCCAACAATGATATCTTGGACAAACGACGAATCACCAAATGTA is a genomic window containing:
- a CDS encoding HEAT repeat domain-containing protein, whose protein sequence is MQIIKDWEKAFYNSIKTNNLARGLDVLNSQISSHRKTPKTSIKSKSINIIKDYYGYDKELIFEFATHYINYNDYTADEISTKLLAFSYPVNTTKVNHALHRLADSKDWEVREWAAGACGEILSGYFNDFYPTMISWTNDESPNVRRAVIIAAKYTAKTKDEKYAEPLLDLIENLLTDSDSYVKNNLGPFAIGDGLLRCYPQQVLSRLDEWVKIENDHVKWNIAKIFSTAEGAKYYKTARKLLNDLEKDDSHIVRRGVKSAKHQLRKRLPETIDI